A genomic segment from Sciurus carolinensis chromosome 1, mSciCar1.2, whole genome shotgun sequence encodes:
- the LOC124987260 gene encoding T-cell surface glycoprotein CD1a-like, protein MLCLLLPLAAALFPGSDCEVGFGEPVSYHLIQTSSFHNHSWVHLCSGWLGELQTHRWNSSSGTFTFLYPWSRGNFSDKEWMDLEKFFWINFIGFQEFYTHHLMSEDPADIQMATGCELHSGKGFVGFVQAAIQGYDFLSFQNETWLPSPKGGIKAQKACTLLNLSQDYTHRVQWLLSDNCPRFTLGLLDAGKAYLQRQVKPEAWLSRGPTPGPDRLLLVCHVSGFYPKHVWVMWMRGEQEQQGTQRGDFLPNADGTWYLRVTLDVAAGEAAGLACRVKHSSLGGQDLILYWGGKSWDPGWKWGEVVLCQGMRVS, encoded by the exons ATGCTGTGTCTGCTGCTTCCCTTGGCAGCTGCTCTCTTCCCAGGCAGTGACTGTGAAGTTG GGTTTGGAGAGCCTGTCTCCTACCATCTTATCCAGACCTCATCCTTTCACAATCATTCCTGGGTACATCTGTGCTCAGGCTGGTTGGGTGAGCTGCAGACTCACCGCTGGAACAGCAGCTCTGGTACCTTCACTTTCCTGTATCCCTGGTCCCGGGGCAACTTCAGTGACAAGgagtggatggatctggaaaaGTTTTTCTGGATAAACTTCATTGGATTTCAGGAATTTTACACTCATCACTTGATGTCTGAAG ATCCAGCTGATATACAGATGGCAACAGGCTGTGAACTGCACTCTGGGAAGGGCTTCGTAGGCTTTGTGCAGGCTGCTATACAAGGATATGATTTCCTGAGCTTCCAGAATGAAACATGGTTACCATCTCCAAAGGGTGGAATAAAGGCCCAGAAAGCCTGCACACTACTCAATCTGAGCCAAGACTACACACACAGGGTACAATGGCTCCTCAGTGACAATTGCCCACGTTTCACCTTGGGTCTTCTTGATGCAGGGAAAGCTTATCTCCAGCGACAAG TGAAGCCTGAGGCCTGGCTGTCCAGGGGCCCCACTCCTGGACCTGACCGTCTGCTGCTGGTGTGCCATGTCTCTGGATTCTACCCAAAGCATGTGTGGGTGATGTGGATGCGGGGTGAGCAGGAGCAGCAGGGCACTCAGAGAGGTGACTTCCTGCCCAACGCTGATGGGACGTGGTATCTCAGAGTAACCCTGGATGTGGCAGCTGGGGAGGCAGCTGGCCTGGCCTGCAGAGTGAAGCACAGCAGCCTAGGAGGGCAGGACCTCATCCTCTACTGGGGTGGTAAGAGCTGGGACCCAGGCTGGAAATGGGGAGAGGTGGTTCTGTGCCAGGGTATGAGGGTCAGCTGA